Proteins found in one Pelmatolapia mariae isolate MD_Pm_ZW linkage group LG7, Pm_UMD_F_2, whole genome shotgun sequence genomic segment:
- the slc17a6a gene encoding vesicular glutamate transporter 2.2 has protein sequence MEPGKEKALPTSKEGMKQMAGKALGALYRRLEKRQQTGEAIELTEDGRPRADEERKTPLCDCTCFGLPRRYIIAMLSGLGFCISFGIRCNLGVAIVSMVNNSTIHQNGKIIIKEKAKFNWDPETVGMIHGSFFWGYIVTQIPGGYISSRLAANRVFGAAIVLTSTLNMFIPSAARVHYGCVIFVRILQGLVEGVTYPACHGIWSKWAPPLERSRLATISFCGSYAGAVIAMPLAGILVQYTGWSSVFYVYGSFGIFWYMFWILVSYESPAEHPTITEEERRYIEESIGESAQLMGAMEKFKTPWRKFFSSMPVYAIIVANFCRSWTFYLLLISQPAYFEEVFGFEISKVGILSALPHLVMTIIVPLGGQLADYLRTHNIMSTTTVRKIMNCGGFGMEATLLLVVGYSHSKGVAISFLVLAVGFSGFAISGFNVNHLDIAPRYASILMGISNGVGTLSGMVCPLIVGAMTKNKTREEWQYVFLIASLVHYGGVIFYGLFASGEKQPWADPEETSEEKCGFIDEDELAEETGDITQGYGAMGGPAKSYGATGQLNGGWVQDWDKTEEYVQEPAGKMYTQRGYS, from the exons ATGGAACCAGGAAAGGAGAAAGCTCTCCCCACCAGTAAAGAGGGGATGAAACAAATGGCAGGAAAGGCCCTCGGGGCTCTGTACAG GAGACTCGAAAAGCGGCAGCAAACAGGTGAAGCGATCGAGCTGACGGAGGATGGGAGACCGCGAGCGGACGAGGAGCGGAAGACGCCCCTGTGTGACTGCACGTGCTTCGGGCTGCCGCGCAGATACATCATCGCTATGCTGAGCGGGCTCGGCTTCTGCATCTCCTTCGGTATCCGGTGTAACTTGGGTGTGGCCATCGTCAGCATGGTCAATAACAGCACAATCCACCAAAACGGCAAGATAATCATCAAAGAG AAAGCGAAATTCAACTGGGACCCGGAGACTGTGGGGATGATTCACGGTTCCTTCTTCTGGGGCTACATAGTTACTCAGATTCCAGGAGGGTACATCTCCTCCAGGCTGGCTGCAAACAG AGTTTTTGGTGCTGCCATCGTGCTGACATCCACCCTGAACATGTTCATTCCCTCTGCCGCCCGGGTGCACTACGGATGTGTCATCTTTGTGAGGATATTGCAAGGGTTGGTGGAG GGAGTGACTTACCCGGCCTGCCACGGGATCTGGAGTAAATGGGCTCCGCCGCTGGAAAGAAGTCGTCTGGCAACCATCTCGTTTTGTG GATCATACGCCGGTGCAGTGATCGCCATGCCTCTGGCTGGGATTCTGGTCCAGTATACTGGATGGTCCTCTGTCTTCTATGTGTATG GATCCTTTGGGATATTTTGGTACATGTTCTGGATTTTGGTGTCCTACGAAAGCCCGGCAGAACATCCAACAATCACCGAGGAGGAGCGCCGTTACATCGAGGAGAGCATTGGCGAAAGTGCCCAGCTCATGGGCGCGATGGAG AAATTCAAGACTCCCTGGAGGAAATTCTTCTCTTCTATGCCTGTCTATGCAATCATTGTGGCCAACTTCTGCAGAAGCTGGACCTTTTATCTGCTTCTCATCAGTCAGCCTGCATACTTTGAAGAAGTTTTTGGCTTTGAGATCAGCAAG GTTGGAATCCTGTCAGCTCTCCCTCACTTGGTCATGACCATCATCGTGCCTTTAGGAGGTCAGCTAGCAGACTACCTGCGAACCCACAACATCATGTCCACCACTACGGTCCGCAAAATCATGAACTGTGGAG GCTTTGGCATGGAGGCTACTCTTTTACTAGTGGTTGGTTATTCCCACAGTAAGGGGGTGGCCATCTCTTTCTTAGTTCTGGCGGTGGGATTTAGCGGTTTTGCAATATCAG GTTTCAACGTGAACCATCTAGACATTGCCCCTCGCTATGCCAGCATCCTCATGGGCATTTCCAACGGTGTGGGAACGCTGTCAGGGATGGTCTGCCCTCTTATAGTGGGAGCAATGACAAAAAACAAG ACTCGTGAAGAGTGGCAGTATGTCTTCCTCATTGCTTCTCTCGTGCATTACGGAGGCGTGATATTTTACGGGCTCTTCGCATCGGGGGAGAAACAGCCATGGGCTGACCCTGAAGAAACCAGCGAAGAAAAGTGCGGTTTTATAGATGAGGACGAGCTGGCAGAGGAGACGGGGGACATCACCCAGGGATACGGTGCGATGGGAGGTCCGGCTAAAAGCTACGGGGCCACGGGGCAGCTGAACGGAGGCTGGGTGCAGGACTGGGATAAAACGGAGGAATACGTACAGGAGCCAGCGGGAAAGATGTACACCCAGCGCGGCTACTCTTAA